From the genome of Phreatobacter cathodiphilus, one region includes:
- a CDS encoding iron ABC transporter substrate-binding protein: protein MARGIDRRLALGTLAAGLAAPALGRTPFVVDGAGRQVPIPARVARVFPAGPPAAILLYTLAPDLLIGWPRANRPEEREFLLPEVGSRPEVGRITGRGNTANLELVLALKPDLIVDSGSVRRTFAELADRVQGQTGIPYALLDGRFEATAGSLVTLGQLTGRDERSRHLATWCDETMKTLLSRIDGVPAERRPRVYYARGPRGLETGLAGSINVETVEFLGAVNVARDGVGGGLAQVSLEQVLAWNPEVIVTIDQTFAANVRSDPAWRGVKAVADGRVHLSPKLPFGWVDFPPSVNRMAGLWWLAKILYPALVPEDIRALTRDFYTLFYHVTPGDAQIDRVLKGRD from the coding sequence ATGGCGCGCGGGATCGACAGGCGGCTGGCCCTGGGAACGCTGGCGGCGGGCCTCGCCGCCCCGGCGCTCGGCCGGACGCCCTTCGTCGTCGACGGCGCAGGCCGGCAGGTGCCGATCCCGGCGCGCGTGGCGCGCGTCTTTCCCGCGGGACCGCCGGCGGCGATCCTCCTCTACACACTCGCTCCGGACCTGCTCATCGGCTGGCCGCGGGCGAACCGGCCGGAGGAGCGGGAGTTCCTGCTGCCCGAGGTCGGCTCCAGGCCGGAGGTCGGCCGCATCACGGGGCGCGGCAACACGGCCAATCTCGAACTCGTGCTGGCGCTGAAGCCGGATCTCATCGTCGATTCAGGCTCGGTGCGGCGCACCTTCGCCGAACTCGCCGACCGCGTTCAGGGCCAGACGGGCATCCCCTATGCCCTGTTGGACGGACGGTTCGAGGCGACGGCCGGCAGCCTCGTCACCCTCGGCCAGCTCACGGGGCGGGATGAGAGGTCCCGGCACCTCGCCACCTGGTGCGACGAGACGATGAAGACGCTCCTCTCCCGGATCGACGGCGTTCCGGCGGAGCGGCGGCCGCGGGTCTATTACGCGCGCGGGCCGCGCGGTCTGGAGACCGGCCTCGCCGGGTCCATCAACGTCGAGACGGTGGAGTTCCTCGGCGCGGTCAACGTCGCCCGCGACGGCGTCGGCGGCGGCCTCGCGCAGGTCTCGCTGGAACAGGTGCTGGCCTGGAACCCGGAGGTGATCGTCACCATCGACCAGACCTTCGCCGCGAACGTGCGCTCCGACCCTGCCTGGCGGGGGGTGAAGGCGGTCGCCGACGGGCGGGTCCACCTGTCGCCGAAACTGCCCTTCGGCTGGGTCGACTTCCCGCCATCGGTGAACCGCATGGCGGGGCTGTGGTGGCTCGCGAAGATCCTCTATCCGGCGCTCGTCCCGGAGGACATCCGCGCGCTGACGCGCGATTTCTACACGCTGTTCTACCATGTGACCCCGGGCGACGCGCAGATCGACCGCGTCCTCAAGGGCCGCGACTGA
- a CDS encoding GNAT family N-acetyltransferase, with the protein MTARTIPLDLDGYTDLPEGKIAAVVTYLEMREPPAAPLAEPLPLRPVAEPDLAWYRRFYAAIGLDWLWTSRLLMDEAKLAAILHHPGNELFVADGDAGEAGIVEIDRRDPADVEIAFFGLVPQATGQGLGPRMMAAALAKAWRPETRRVWLHTCTLDHPAALSFYRRCGFTPYRRAVEVMDDPRLTGRIPREAARRIPLIG; encoded by the coding sequence ATGACCGCTCGAACGATCCCCCTCGACCTCGACGGCTATACGGATCTGCCCGAAGGCAAGATCGCCGCGGTAGTGACCTATCTGGAGATGCGCGAGCCGCCGGCCGCGCCCCTCGCCGAGCCGCTCCCGCTCCGTCCGGTCGCCGAGCCCGATCTCGCCTGGTATCGCCGCTTCTATGCCGCCATCGGCCTCGACTGGCTCTGGACCTCGCGGCTCCTCATGGACGAGGCGAAGCTTGCCGCCATCCTGCACCACCCGGGCAACGAACTCTTCGTGGCGGACGGGGACGCAGGCGAGGCCGGCATCGTCGAGATCGACCGCCGCGACCCCGCCGACGTCGAGATCGCCTTCTTCGGCCTCGTGCCGCAGGCAACCGGACAGGGCCTCGGCCCCCGCATGATGGCGGCGGCGCTCGCGAAGGCATGGCGGCCGGAGACGCGGCGGGTCTGGCTGCACACCTGCACCCTCGACCACCCGGCGGCGCTGTCCTTCTACCGCCGCTGCGGCTTCACGCCCTACAGGCGCGCCGTCGAGGTGATGGACGACCCGCGCCTCACCGGCCGCATTCCGCGCGAGGCGGCGCGGCGCATCCCCCTCATCGGCTGA
- a CDS encoding ABC transporter ATP-binding protein produces the protein MTLAAADLAFGYRGHPVGRGVTLAIAAGEVLALLGPNGGGKTTLLKTMLGLLPPQDGTVSLDGRPLAEFTITERARLVAYVPQSHHGTFAFTAFDLVLMGRTAHGGLFARPGARDRAVAAAMLERLGIAHLSDRPVTMISGGERQLVLVARALAQEPRFIVLDEPTASLDFGNQGKVMRQIRQLAADGLGVLFTTHDPNQALGHADRVALLRDGGVMAEGPVGEVLTPERLAALYGAPVATVVETGGRTAFLPG, from the coding sequence GTGACGCTCGCCGCCGCCGATCTCGCCTTCGGCTATCGCGGCCATCCGGTGGGCCGGGGCGTCACGCTGGCGATCGCGGCGGGCGAGGTGCTCGCCCTGCTCGGGCCCAACGGCGGCGGCAAGACGACGCTCCTGAAGACGATGCTCGGCCTGCTGCCGCCCCAGGACGGGACGGTCAGCCTCGACGGCCGGCCGCTGGCGGAGTTCACGATCACCGAGCGGGCCCGGCTCGTCGCCTATGTGCCGCAGAGCCACCACGGCACCTTTGCCTTCACCGCCTTCGACCTGGTGCTGATGGGGCGTACCGCCCATGGCGGGCTCTTCGCCCGGCCGGGGGCGAGGGATCGCGCCGTGGCGGCAGCGATGCTGGAGCGCCTGGGCATCGCCCATCTTTCGGACCGGCCGGTGACGATGATCTCGGGCGGGGAGCGCCAGCTCGTGCTGGTGGCGCGCGCCTTGGCACAGGAGCCTCGCTTCATCGTCCTCGACGAGCCGACGGCGAGCCTCGACTTCGGCAACCAGGGCAAGGTGATGCGCCAGATCCGCCAACTGGCGGCCGACGGGCTCGGCGTGCTCTTCACCACCCACGACCCGAACCAGGCGCTCGGCCATGCCGACCGCGTGGCGTTGCTGCGGGACGGCGGGGTGATGGCGGAGGGGCCGGTCGGCGAGGTGCTGACGCCCGAGCGGCTCGCGGCGCTCTACGGCGCGCCGGTGGCCACGGTGGTGGAAACCGGCGGGCGGACGGCCTTCCTGCCGGGGTGA
- a CDS encoding ABC transporter permease — MALTTTLPATTVPETFESPGARAWRRLKKRRTAMVALVLLVLLSLLAVFAPLIATHDPTQQSWRAVRQAPSMAHWFGSDEVGRDIFSRVVYGTRASLSAGVISVAIAILAGVPLGLLAGYAGGWTDALISRVTDAMLACPFLILAIALAAFLGPSLQNAMIAIGITATPVFVRLTRGQVLSIKTEDYVEAARAVGNTQVRIAWKHILPNVMPQLLVQGTLTIATAIIAEASLSFLGLGQQPPAPSWGSMLNVAQRFLSNAPWMAVFPGLAIFVTVLSFNLLGDGLRDALDPKAK, encoded by the coding sequence ATGGCCCTCACCACGACCCTTCCCGCGACGACCGTGCCCGAGACTTTCGAGAGCCCCGGCGCCCGCGCCTGGCGCCGCCTGAAGAAGCGCCGCACCGCCATGGTGGCGCTCGTCCTCCTCGTCCTGCTGTCGCTCCTCGCCGTCTTCGCCCCGCTGATCGCCACCCACGACCCGACGCAGCAGAGCTGGCGCGCCGTGCGCCAGGCGCCCTCGATGGCGCACTGGTTCGGCTCCGACGAGGTCGGCCGCGACATCTTCTCCCGAGTCGTCTACGGCACCCGCGCCTCGCTCTCGGCCGGCGTCATCTCGGTCGCCATCGCCATCCTCGCCGGCGTGCCGCTGGGGCTCCTCGCCGGCTATGCCGGCGGCTGGACGGATGCGCTGATCTCGCGCGTCACCGACGCCATGCTCGCCTGCCCCTTCCTCATCCTCGCCATCGCGCTCGCCGCCTTTCTCGGCCCCTCGCTGCAGAACGCCATGATCGCCATCGGCATCACCGCGACGCCGGTCTTCGTGCGCCTCACCCGCGGCCAGGTCCTGTCGATCAAGACGGAGGACTACGTCGAGGCGGCGCGCGCCGTCGGCAACACGCAGGTGCGCATCGCCTGGAAGCACATCCTGCCCAATGTCATGCCGCAGCTCCTGGTGCAGGGCACGCTCACCATCGCGACCGCCATCATCGCCGAGGCCTCGCTCTCCTTCCTCGGCCTCGGCCAGCAGCCGCCGGCTCCCTCCTGGGGTTCGATGCTCAACGTCGCCCAGCGCTTCCTGTCGAATGCGCCGTGGATGGCCGTCTTCCCCGGCCTCGCCATCTTCGTGACGGTGCTGAGCTTCAACCTGCTCGGCGACGGCCTGAGGGATGCACTCGACCCCAAGGCGAAGTGA
- a CDS encoding FecCD family ABC transporter permease — protein MQPLRSLGGGAVAASVLVLGIVVAFAVGRFPVSLADIVVALWSRATGVPSGLSPAVEAVVFQIRGPRVLAALACGAALAVAGAAFQGLFRNPLVSPDILGASSGAALGAVLAILLSFGIFGIQAAAFAGGLLAVAAVYAVGSTIRSGDPILTLVLTGVVLGSLLGAGVGLVKVLADPYNQLPAMTFWLLGSLSATSPADLVPLIAPVVLGALVLIALRWRMNALSLPEEEARALGLPTGLLRVAIIAAGTLTTAASVAAAGIIGWVGLVVPHLARFLVGPDFGRLIPASALLGGGYLLLIDTLARTLGPVEVPLGILTAVIGTPFFIWLLASSRGGWS, from the coding sequence ATGCAGCCCCTCAGATCCCTCGGCGGTGGCGCGGTGGCCGCCTCGGTCCTCGTCCTCGGGATCGTCGTCGCCTTCGCCGTCGGCCGTTTCCCGGTCAGCCTCGCCGACATCGTCGTCGCCCTCTGGTCGCGGGCGACGGGCGTGCCCTCGGGCCTGTCTCCGGCGGTCGAAGCCGTCGTCTTCCAGATTCGCGGCCCGAGGGTGCTGGCGGCGCTCGCCTGCGGCGCGGCACTGGCGGTGGCGGGGGCCGCCTTCCAGGGCCTGTTCCGCAATCCGCTGGTCTCGCCCGACATCCTCGGCGCATCGTCGGGCGCGGCCCTTGGCGCCGTCCTCGCCATCCTCCTGTCGTTCGGCATTTTCGGCATCCAGGCGGCGGCCTTCGCCGGCGGCCTCCTCGCCGTGGCGGCGGTCTATGCGGTGGGCTCGACGATCCGGTCCGGCGATCCGATCCTGACGCTGGTGCTCACCGGCGTCGTGCTGGGCTCGCTGCTCGGCGCCGGGGTCGGCCTCGTCAAGGTTCTCGCCGACCCCTACAACCAGCTTCCGGCCATGACCTTCTGGCTGCTCGGCTCCCTCTCGGCCACGAGCCCGGCCGATCTGGTGCCGCTGATCGCGCCGGTCGTGCTCGGCGCCCTCGTGCTGATAGCGCTGCGCTGGCGGATGAACGCCCTGTCGCTGCCCGAGGAGGAGGCCCGCGCCCTCGGCCTGCCGACCGGCCTCCTGCGGGTCGCCATCATCGCCGCCGGGACCTTGACCACCGCGGCGAGCGTCGCGGCCGCCGGCATCATCGGCTGGGTCGGGCTCGTGGTGCCACATCTCGCGCGCTTTCTCGTCGGCCCGGATTTCGGCCGGCTGATCCCGGCCTCGGCCCTGCTCGGCGGCGGCTATCTCCTGCTTATCGACACGCTGGCGCGCACGCTGGGTCCGGTCGAGGTGCCGCTCGGCATCCTCACCGCCGTCATCGGCACACCGTTCTTCATCTGGCTTCTGGCCTCGTCACGCGGAGGCTGGTCGTGA
- a CDS encoding ABC transporter permease, giving the protein MFTLITKRLIQLIPTIFFVSVLIFLLQQLLPGDPALVMAGEEKDPEVIEQIRKRYRLDQPLPIQYLAWIGGVFRGDLGESMRLSEPVSTLVAQKLPVTVQLAVMAMIFTLGIGIPAGIISAVKKDTAWDYVVNVVALWGISTPNFWLGIMLIFLFSVQLGWLPASGYVSPFEDFRASMAATIMPAFVLGNSFAGVIMRHTRAAMLQVMESDYVRTARAKGLDERTVILKHGLRNALTPVITLGALEFGTLLSGAVLTEQIFSIPGFGKLIVDAVFNRDYAVVQGVVLVTATTYIVLNLLADIGYILANPRLRT; this is encoded by the coding sequence ATGTTCACGCTCATCACCAAGCGGCTCATCCAGCTCATCCCGACCATCTTCTTCGTGTCGGTGCTGATCTTCCTCCTGCAGCAATTGCTGCCGGGGGACCCCGCGCTCGTCATGGCGGGCGAGGAGAAGGACCCGGAGGTGATCGAGCAGATCCGCAAACGCTACCGGCTCGACCAGCCGCTGCCGATCCAGTACCTCGCCTGGATCGGCGGCGTCTTCCGCGGCGACCTCGGCGAGAGCATGCGCCTCTCCGAGCCGGTATCGACCCTCGTCGCCCAGAAGCTGCCCGTCACCGTGCAGCTCGCCGTCATGGCGATGATCTTCACTCTCGGCATCGGCATTCCCGCCGGCATCATCTCGGCGGTGAAGAAGGACACGGCCTGGGACTATGTGGTGAACGTCGTCGCCCTCTGGGGCATCTCGACGCCGAACTTCTGGCTCGGGATCATGCTGATCTTCCTGTTCTCCGTGCAGCTCGGCTGGCTGCCGGCCTCGGGCTACGTCTCGCCCTTCGAGGATTTCCGGGCGTCCATGGCGGCGACCATCATGCCGGCCTTCGTGCTCGGCAATTCCTTTGCCGGCGTCATCATGCGCCACACCCGCGCCGCGATGCTGCAGGTGATGGAGAGCGACTATGTGCGCACCGCCCGCGCCAAGGGGCTGGACGAGCGCACGGTCATTCTCAAGCACGGCCTGCGCAACGCGCTGACCCCCGTCATCACGCTGGGCGCGCTGGAATTCGGCACGCTGCTCTCCGGCGCCGTTCTGACCGAGCAGATCTTCTCCATCCCCGGCTTCGGCAAGCTCATCGTCGATGCCGTGTTCAACCGCGACTATGCCGTGGTGCAGGGCGTCGTGCTGGTGACGGCCACGACCTACATCGTGCTGAACCTGCTGGCCGACATCGGCTACATCCTCGCCAATCCGCGCCTGAGGACCTGA